TCCAGCGGGCAAGAGCGCTTGGCATCTTGACGCATTAAGCTTTTGCGGCTACTTTCCCAGTTTACTTTTTTTGAAGGAGAATCGAAATGAGCAAGAGAACATATCAACCGAGCACCACCAAGCGTAAGAGAAGTCATGGATTTCTCGTCCGCTCCCGGACCAAGAACGGACAGGCCGTGCTGCGCCGCAGAAGAGCAAAGGGAAGAAAAAGATTAGCCGTCTAGCCTATCCTCCCTCGTATCGACTGAAGAGACGGCCCCAGTTTTGCAGCTGTTATGACCGGGGCCGTCGTTTTTTTTCAAAGAGTTTCACCCTCTTTGTGCTCGAGCGGGAAGACGCCGGACTGTCCTGGCGTCTTGGACTCACGGTGAGCAGAAAAATCGGCAAGTCCGTGCGGCGTAATCGGGTCAAGCGTTTGGTCCGGGAGTACTTCCGGCTTCACCAGCACGATTTTCGCTTGCGCGCCGACATTGTCGTCGTGCCCAAACGGGGCGTTTGCGTGGATTCCATGGACCTTGCGCAGGTGTCCTCGGAACTTGGCCCGCTGATGACAAAAATCGTGTCCCGGGTTGGAGCGGCCTAGGCCTTTTGCGGAGTTTCCATGCGCCATGTCTTCGTACGTATCCTCTCCCTGTATCAGTATCTGATATCCCCGCTCTATTCTCCCTGTTGCCGTTTCACTCCTTCGTGTTCCGAATATGCCCGGCAGGCCGTCTTGTCTCATGGAATCTTTCGGGGGATGGGCCTTGCTATTTGGCGGTTGTTGCGTTGTCATCCCCTGTGTGCCGGTGGTTACGATCCGGTTCCCACCCCTAACTTGTCAAAGAGAGATTGAAATCAATGGATAGCAATAAGCGCGTCATCCTCGCTGTTTCCTTGTCCCTGCTGGTGCTTCTGGGCTGGAATTACATGTTCCCCCCGGCTCCTCCTCTGGAAACGGTCCCCCAGAATCTTTCCGCACCCAACCAGACCGCGGCGCCCGCTTCCCAGGATGCGGCGCAGGTGATGCCTTCCTCTCCAACCGTGCAGTTTATTCCCTCCAAGGGGGAAAAGCTGTCCGTGGATACTCCCCTTTATCGCGCCGTGATCAATTCTTCCGGCGGCGTGTTGGAGAGTTTCGAGCTCAAAAATTACAAGGAAACCATTGATCCGGGTTCCAGAAACATCGATCTGGTCACGGCGCAGTCAATGACCAAAGCCCCCATGGGTTTGATCTGGAATTCCCTGCCGACCTGGGCCCAGGGCGAGTGGACCGTGCAGGGCGGCGATCTGGATTTGGCTGCCGGCCAGAGCGGGACTATTCAGCTCAGCGGCGTCGTCGGCGGCGTGCAGATGGACCGGGTGCTGACCTTCACCGGCGGCACCTACGAGGTCAAGGAAGAGGCCAAGATCACCAACGTCACTGCGGCGCAGGTGCAGGGGCATCTGGCATTCTCCGTATCCAGCGTGCCGCTCACGGCCGAGAGCGACAAATACAATACGACCAAGATCGCCTATATGACCGCCGGCAGTCTGACCGAGGAAGGCGGCCAGAAGGATCTGCAGGTCGGGGTGGAGTCGACGGCTCCGGCCCAGTGGGGCGGCATCGAGAGCAACTATTTCCTCCTGGCCATGGTGCCGACCTCCTCGGACATGTTCGCCCGCGCCAAGCTCGAGGACAATGTCTACCGCATGACGATGGCCGACCAG
This DNA window, taken from Desulfomicrobium sp. ZS1, encodes the following:
- the rpmH gene encoding 50S ribosomal protein L34, with the protein product MSKRTYQPSTTKRKRSHGFLVRSRTKNGQAVLRRRRAKGRKRLAV
- the rnpA gene encoding ribonuclease P protein component, with amino-acid sequence MSRLAYPPSYRLKRRPQFCSCYDRGRRFFSKSFTLFVLEREDAGLSWRLGLTVSRKIGKSVRRNRVKRLVREYFRLHQHDFRLRADIVVVPKRGVCVDSMDLAQVSSELGPLMTKIVSRVGAA
- the yidD gene encoding membrane protein insertion efficiency factor YidD, which gives rise to MRHVFVRILSLYQYLISPLYSPCCRFTPSCSEYARQAVLSHGIFRGMGLAIWRLLRCHPLCAGGYDPVPTPNLSKRD
- the yidC gene encoding membrane protein insertase YidC gives rise to the protein MDSNKRVILAVSLSLLVLLGWNYMFPPAPPLETVPQNLSAPNQTAAPASQDAAQVMPSSPTVQFIPSKGEKLSVDTPLYRAVINSSGGVLESFELKNYKETIDPGSRNIDLVTAQSMTKAPMGLIWNSLPTWAQGEWTVQGGDLDLAAGQSGTIQLSGVVGGVQMDRVLTFTGGTYEVKEEAKITNVTAAQVQGHLAFSVSSVPLTAESDKYNTTKIAYMTAGSLTEEGGQKDLQVGVESTAPAQWGGIESNYFLLAMVPTSSDMFARAKLEDNVYRMTMADQVLLDPGITQLRTVSYYFGPKTAKDLSLMPKDLKGSMHYGFFHIIAQPLNQFLNFLYGYVGNYGIAIIILTIIIKLLFWPLSHKSYKSMEQMKKLQPLMAKIREKYADDREKMNSEIMQLYKTYKVNPAGGCVPMLLQIPVFFALYQALLGAIELRHAAFIPTLPFTDLVWLADLSAKDPYYITPLIMGATMFLQQRLSPPMGDPMQAKIMMFMPVIFTFLFLNFPSGLVVYWLVNNVLSIAQQSYMIKKSK